From the genome of Tachysurus vachellii isolate PV-2020 chromosome 2, HZAU_Pvac_v1, whole genome shotgun sequence, one region includes:
- the muc13b gene encoding mucin-13b isoform X2, with amino-acid sequence MALIKQLLSLYLLLLLVGGNAVLTESGENTPAPTTPAPGETTPAPTTPAPGETTPAPTTPAPGETTPAPTTPAPGETTPAPTTPAPGETTPAPTTPAPGGTTPAPTTPVPGPCASNPCPLDSTCQDLLNNYRCVCRPGLFYDEVQKFCYLAKTFPTELKLTMVFEKGMEDKNSLIFQKTADNILASLWVAFTDPAYLGSTVLSLKKGSVIADVENFFSPSSDVTALTVEKELNKAIEDKVGVLLDANVMYDNICSRGFCHDESTTCDPGSGLASCTCRDGYIKIMQTNRTCAACPSGQKAVNQEECKLCDFGFSGFNCEDPYLLILVVLACVLGTLFLATLTGAIVLYTRSKKMTKSPEKIPANGNLEFTKPAGIPRIPRVNPNSGWQPTNLEMTDSGSRHALVTKDRTETTAMWNYDYPEDTRSYKSQTPSRTGYAAAGAYNGSRVTRNPYSDAYDDKIRRY; translated from the exons ATGGCTTTAATTAAACAACTCTTGAGTTTATACTTACTGCTTCTGCTTGTGG GTGGAAATGCTGTCCTTACAGAATCAG GTGaaaacacacctgctcccacTACACCTGCACCAG GTGAAACCACACCTGCTCCCACTACACCTGCACCAG GTGAAACCACACCTGCTCCCACTACACCTGCACCAG GTGAAACCACACCTGCTCCCACTACACCTGCACCAG GTGAAACCACACCTGCTCCCACTACACCTGCACCAG GTGAAACCACACCTGCTCCCACTACACCTGCACCAG GTGGAACCACACCTGCCCCCACTACACCTGTACCAG GTCCATGTGCCTCGAACCCTTGTCCTTTAGACAGCACTTGTCAAGATCTCCTGAAtaattacagatgtgtgtgtcgACCGGGACTGTTCTATGATGAAGTACAGAAATTTTGTTATCTAG CAAAGACTTTCCCAACCGAGTTAAAATTGACAATGGTCTTTGAGAAAGGAATGGAAGACAAGAACTCATTAATATTCCAAAAAACAGCAGATAATATTCTTGCTTCG cTTTGGGTTGCTTTTACGGATCCTGCTTATCTTGGATCCACAGTGTTGAGTCTAAA AAAAGGCAGTGTGATAGCAGATGTAGAGAATTTCTTCAGCCCCTCATCAGACGTTACTGCACTCACTGTGgagaaagaattaaataaagcaaTTGAAGACAAAGTTGGGGTTTTATTAGACGCTAACGTCATGT ATGACAACATATGCAGTAGAGGATTCTGTCATGATGAAAGCACAACATGTGATCCAGGCAGTGGTCTAGCTTCATGCACATGCAGGGATGGATATATCAAGATAATGCAAACAAACCGGACATGCGCTG CCTGTCCAAGTGGTCAGAAAGCAGTGAATCAGGAAGAATGTAAACT atgtGATTTTGGATTCTCTGGTTTCAACTGTGAAGATC CATATCTCTTAATCCTGGTTGTGCTGGCCTGTGTTTTGGGTACACTATTTCTCGCCACTCTCACAGGTGCTATTGTCTTGTACACAAG GTCAAAGAAAATGACCAAATCTCCAGAAAAAATACCCGCAAATGGCAATCTGGAGTTCACTAAACCTGCAGGAATTCCCAGGATCCCACGGGTTAACCCTAATTCTGGTTGGCAACCAACCAATCTGGAGATGACAGACAGTGGAAGTAGACACGCCCTGGTGACAAAAGATCGCACAGAGACCACAGCG ATGTGGAACTATGACTACCCTGAAGACACAAGGAGCTATAAGAGCCAGACACCTTCTAGAACAGGATATGCAGCCGCAGGAGCTTATAATGGCTCCAGGGTCACAAGGAACCCTTACTCTGATGCATATGATGACAAAATACGCAGATACTAA
- the muc13b gene encoding mucin-13b isoform X3, with product MALIKQLLSLYLLLLLVGGNAVLTESGENTPAPTTPAPGETTPAPTTPAPGETTPAPTTPAPGGTTPAPTTPVPGPCASNPCPLDSTCQDLLNNYRCVCRPGLFYDEVQKFCYLAKTFPTELKLTMVFEKGMEDKNSLIFQKTADNILASLWVAFTDPAYLGSTVLSLKKGSVIADVENFFSPSSDVTALTVEKELNKAIEDKVGVLLDANVMYDNICSRGFCHDESTTCDPGSGLASCTCRDGYIKIMQTNRTCAACPSGQKAVNQEECKLCDFGFSGFNCEDPYLLILVVLACVLGTLFLATLTGAIVLYTRSKKMTKSPEKIPANGNLEFTKPAGIPRIPRVNPNSGWQPTNLEMTDSGSRHALVTKDRTETTAMWNYDYPEDTRSYKSQTPSRTGYAAAGAYNGSRVTRNPYSDAYDDKIRRY from the exons ATGGCTTTAATTAAACAACTCTTGAGTTTATACTTACTGCTTCTGCTTGTGG GTGGAAATGCTGTCCTTACAGAATCAG GTGaaaacacacctgctcccacTACACCTGCACCAG GTGAAACCACACCTGCTCCCACTACACCTGCACCAG GTGAAACCACACCTGCTCCCACTACACCTGCACCAG GTGGAACCACACCTGCCCCCACTACACCTGTACCAG GTCCATGTGCCTCGAACCCTTGTCCTTTAGACAGCACTTGTCAAGATCTCCTGAAtaattacagatgtgtgtgtcgACCGGGACTGTTCTATGATGAAGTACAGAAATTTTGTTATCTAG CAAAGACTTTCCCAACCGAGTTAAAATTGACAATGGTCTTTGAGAAAGGAATGGAAGACAAGAACTCATTAATATTCCAAAAAACAGCAGATAATATTCTTGCTTCG cTTTGGGTTGCTTTTACGGATCCTGCTTATCTTGGATCCACAGTGTTGAGTCTAAA AAAAGGCAGTGTGATAGCAGATGTAGAGAATTTCTTCAGCCCCTCATCAGACGTTACTGCACTCACTGTGgagaaagaattaaataaagcaaTTGAAGACAAAGTTGGGGTTTTATTAGACGCTAACGTCATGT ATGACAACATATGCAGTAGAGGATTCTGTCATGATGAAAGCACAACATGTGATCCAGGCAGTGGTCTAGCTTCATGCACATGCAGGGATGGATATATCAAGATAATGCAAACAAACCGGACATGCGCTG CCTGTCCAAGTGGTCAGAAAGCAGTGAATCAGGAAGAATGTAAACT atgtGATTTTGGATTCTCTGGTTTCAACTGTGAAGATC CATATCTCTTAATCCTGGTTGTGCTGGCCTGTGTTTTGGGTACACTATTTCTCGCCACTCTCACAGGTGCTATTGTCTTGTACACAAG GTCAAAGAAAATGACCAAATCTCCAGAAAAAATACCCGCAAATGGCAATCTGGAGTTCACTAAACCTGCAGGAATTCCCAGGATCCCACGGGTTAACCCTAATTCTGGTTGGCAACCAACCAATCTGGAGATGACAGACAGTGGAAGTAGACACGCCCTGGTGACAAAAGATCGCACAGAGACCACAGCG ATGTGGAACTATGACTACCCTGAAGACACAAGGAGCTATAAGAGCCAGACACCTTCTAGAACAGGATATGCAGCCGCAGGAGCTTATAATGGCTCCAGGGTCACAAGGAACCCTTACTCTGATGCATATGATGACAAAATACGCAGATACTAA
- the muc13b gene encoding mucin-13b isoform X7 has translation MALIKQLLSLYLLLLLVGGNAVLTESGENTPAPTTPAPGETTPAPTTPAPGGTTPAPTTPVPGPCASNPCPLDSTCQDLLNNYRCVCRPGLFYDEVQKFCYLAKTFPTELKLTMVFEKGMEDKNSLIFQKTADNILASLWVAFTDPAYLGSTVLSLKKGSVIADVENFFSPSSDVTALTVEKELNKAIEDKVGVLLDANVMYDNICSRGFCHDESTTCDPGSGLASCTCRDGYIKIMQTNRTCAACPSGQKAVNQEECKLCDFGFSGFNCEDPYLLILVVLACVLGTLFLATLTGAIVLYTRSKKMTKSPEKIPANGNLEFTKPAGIPRIPRVNPNSGWQPTNLEMTDSGSRHALVTKDRTETTAMWNYDYPEDTRSYKSQTPSRTGYAAAGAYNGSRVTRNPYSDAYDDKIRRY, from the exons ATGGCTTTAATTAAACAACTCTTGAGTTTATACTTACTGCTTCTGCTTGTGG GTGGAAATGCTGTCCTTACAGAATCAG GTGaaaacacacctgctcccacTACACCTGCACCAG GTGAAACCACACCTGCTCCCACTACACCTGCACCAG GTGGAACCACACCTGCCCCCACTACACCTGTACCAG GTCCATGTGCCTCGAACCCTTGTCCTTTAGACAGCACTTGTCAAGATCTCCTGAAtaattacagatgtgtgtgtcgACCGGGACTGTTCTATGATGAAGTACAGAAATTTTGTTATCTAG CAAAGACTTTCCCAACCGAGTTAAAATTGACAATGGTCTTTGAGAAAGGAATGGAAGACAAGAACTCATTAATATTCCAAAAAACAGCAGATAATATTCTTGCTTCG cTTTGGGTTGCTTTTACGGATCCTGCTTATCTTGGATCCACAGTGTTGAGTCTAAA AAAAGGCAGTGTGATAGCAGATGTAGAGAATTTCTTCAGCCCCTCATCAGACGTTACTGCACTCACTGTGgagaaagaattaaataaagcaaTTGAAGACAAAGTTGGGGTTTTATTAGACGCTAACGTCATGT ATGACAACATATGCAGTAGAGGATTCTGTCATGATGAAAGCACAACATGTGATCCAGGCAGTGGTCTAGCTTCATGCACATGCAGGGATGGATATATCAAGATAATGCAAACAAACCGGACATGCGCTG CCTGTCCAAGTGGTCAGAAAGCAGTGAATCAGGAAGAATGTAAACT atgtGATTTTGGATTCTCTGGTTTCAACTGTGAAGATC CATATCTCTTAATCCTGGTTGTGCTGGCCTGTGTTTTGGGTACACTATTTCTCGCCACTCTCACAGGTGCTATTGTCTTGTACACAAG GTCAAAGAAAATGACCAAATCTCCAGAAAAAATACCCGCAAATGGCAATCTGGAGTTCACTAAACCTGCAGGAATTCCCAGGATCCCACGGGTTAACCCTAATTCTGGTTGGCAACCAACCAATCTGGAGATGACAGACAGTGGAAGTAGACACGCCCTGGTGACAAAAGATCGCACAGAGACCACAGCG ATGTGGAACTATGACTACCCTGAAGACACAAGGAGCTATAAGAGCCAGACACCTTCTAGAACAGGATATGCAGCCGCAGGAGCTTATAATGGCTCCAGGGTCACAAGGAACCCTTACTCTGATGCATATGATGACAAAATACGCAGATACTAA